tgtgtataagagacaggagagagagagagagagagagagagagagagagagagagagagagagagatcagcaAAATACATTTCAGTAACTGCTGTTTGCTTGGTTTGTCGTTGTTGTTATTTAATTTGGTATATTGAAAtcgtttttattttgttttcactgTTTGGAGAAAAGCTTAATTCAGAAAGTTGTGCCAccactttattttttctgtaaaagtaTTTTGTGATTTaagtacatttttaaatttttttctgaattctgacTACTACTACTTGAAAACAGTTGCATGAGAAATAAGTGCTGCTACGTAGAAATATAGAACACACATGTTTGAAAGAAAACATTATGTCATAAGGAATGGCAATGGAAAAACTCTCTGTGTGCATATGCAGGCAGTTGTAAGCATTTGGACTACAGCTTAAGAAGTGAAGGTTAAGGAACTTCCTCTCTGTGTATTGCACTGATTGCTAATCTTTCAGGTGCTGTCATGGATATTTCCAGTGAATGTCCATGTACACAAATGCAACATGCATGCGAGTGTCATATTTTTAAACCGAATCTGCTTTACAAATGCCTCTGTCCTCTCTTCTGGGCGTCTGTCTTGTACACCGTGAAATCCTATGagcattattttatagcctgtTAGTAGGATTTTCCAGTTACTTTACCTcaatcctctttccttttctctttttgccaGTGATTATTTCCCCATATCTCTATGAAAGCTACCCAGTGCCTGTCATACCACAACCAGAGATCCTCAGCTCAGTAGCCTACAACCCCATTACCGTGTGGACTACAAATGCTCCATTCCATTCGCCATTGCCCAAtgacctctctcctctttctggaTATCCTTCATCCTTGGGGAGAGTGAGCCCCCCACCTGCGTCAGACACCTCATCCAAGGACCACAGTGGCTCAGAAAGTCCCATCAGTGATGAAGAGGAAAGAATTCAGTCCAAACTCTCTGATCCCCACGCCATCGAAGCCGAAAAGTTTCAGTGTAGTTTATGCAACAAAACCTATTCCACTTTCTCTGGGCTGGCCAAGCATAAGCAGCTGCACTGTGATGCCCAGTCTAGGAAATCTTTCAGCTGCAAGTACTGTGACAAGGAATATGTGAGCCTGGGCGCCCTGAAGATGCACATCAGGACCCACACTTTACCTTGTGTCTGCAAGATCTGTGGCAAGGCGTTCTCAAGACCCTGGTTGCTTCAAGGACACATTAGAACTCACACTGGTAAgcgaaagaaaacaaaacaaaacaaaactcttttatttttaaaatttaaggcaCCAATGCTACTTTATAATAGAATGAAGCTTTATGTTAACTTGGGGTTCTGCATTAGGTAAATGACATCAGTGCTCTTAAATGTGCCTGACGTTAATTTATAGCTGCTTCCTGGCTGCCCTCAGAGTCATTACAGCACAAAATGCTGGGGTTCTCGTTAACAACCTCTGCACTGCTGATTGCAAACATGCATTTAGACTTTGGAAAGGACTCTTCGATGTGCTGGGGGTTTGGTCTCAAAGATCAGttagaaaaaagcagaaaaggtTGTCCCAGAATGTGTGTTCTGTGtgcctgcccccacccccaccagtaATCAGTGAGGACAAATGTTGCTATCTTAATCAATTGATTTAGCAAATAGATGAAAAGGTTACCtatagttttgggttttttttttcctttttttctgttctgaaCAAACATGTTCTTGCTGTGATAGCTAGTAACCTCTTAGAGCCGGCTTCCACCCATCATCCTCTCCACTCTTGCCCCAGCCCCACTGCATTTCTTACTCCTAGCACAGTATTCAGCAAAGAGAGTGGGGGTACCTGTTGCATTGTAGCTGGAGATGTAAGATAGGACCAgttagaggaaaggggaagagggagggggaagaacaaATGCTTGGAAAAGCTTGACCAAAAACATTAGCTGCACCTGTTGTGAATCTGGAAACTTTAATAAGCAAGTCCCCTGACAGAACAGAATATTTCCTCCAGTCCTGCAGCAATGAGCAGTATTACAGCTCCTCCAGAAGCATCCACTTTTGTCTCAAGGTGGCAGACGTTAAAATTGTACATAGCAGGTGTCTAATAAATGTGAAATTCGGAATTCAAACAACAAAGtttactgtttttgttttttggagcTCAGGATGTCTGTCAGTCTTTCAGAGTTTTCTAGCTGTCCGTTTTTCTTATCAAAATCACTAACGTGTGTCTTCCTCcttgtctcttttatttttccagggGAGAAGCCTTTTTCATGCCCTCATTGCAACAGAGCATTTGCAGACAGATCAAATCTGAGGGCTCACCTCCAGACCCATTCTGATGTAAAGAAATATCAATGCAAAAACTGCTCCAAAACTTTCTCCAGAATGTCTCTCCTGCACAAACATGAGGAATCAGGCTGCTGTGTAGCACACTGAGTGATGCAATCATTGTTTACTCGGAACTGAATGCATTTCTTCACTCCTATTCCAAATGATAAATACAAGTCCAAAGGCATTTTCTCTCCTGCTTTCCAACCAAATTAGagatgtatattttttttaaggttgAAGACCATAGAATCCATCAGGGTTTCAGGTTACTCACTTCTTTGGGGAAGTTCAAAATTGCCATACACCTACTAACATTTCAACTAGAACCTAAGGAAGAAGCAAACTGAGCTTTCTTCAGAGATGAAGCCCAAAGCACATGATCTCTTTTCTTGCTAAGAAAAGAATGCAAAGATTTACATTCCTGCCAAATCATTTCAATAGAGCACAAACAGTATTACTTGTAATAAAGAGTTTCTTTGAGCAAGAGAATCTGCCTGACACCATCTATCTCAGGTGCCTTATAAAGTATTCCAAGTTTACTTTTTTTGAAATTCCCAATATTACTAGTTGCTGTTGTTGAAATAAGGCCTTTGTTGATTACCTGCAATGCTTTACACTGCAtatcacaaagaagaaaaaatacaaaagaatgtATTAATGTATTTCATGTTTTATCATAAACGGTATGTGCcttaggggaaagaaaaaaaaactagcttTAAACATTCCTGGTGCATGCTTGACCCTTGTTTTAGTACAAAAAtaggttttcatttttctctaaaattaaaaaaatactaaaaactaAAACGGGAATAAGTGCAAGAGAGGGGATTTTTTTGAAAGTTCAACTatgtactttttttccttttaaaatgcacAAAGAAAATGCAATATCTACAGCATTACCCCCTCCAAGTGCCTTTTTTGTCAATTGTTGGTGAAcataatgtaaattttttttatttttttatgcctGAATGGGATATGTATGAAAGTGAGTTGTTGCCTATGGTCACATCTATAAGCAACTTGAAGACTGTGTGAAGTCAAATGTTTCTACAAtttttttagtcacttttttacaataaacattttttgagaaaaaaaattctttcgtTTGTTATAATTACTTACAGAAACTTTATTTGCTTTGTCATTAAGAGGGAATACTCAAAACAAAGTGCAGTTTAGCTTACTTAATGAAGAGGACCATTTAAGAGTATCAGTGGAAAAGAGTGTTGGTTTATAAATGATAGCTGTGGGTAATAAAACTCTTATAGATACATGAATGTCTATATTTAGTATGCAGATAACATTTTCAAACTCAGAAAAGAATAATCCACCCAGGGGTGTGCTGCCACCTACCTGTGGTGAAAAATTAATAGAAGATTGCTTTTCTATTTAGTGTGAAAACtcagattataaaatataaaaaatgctaTTAATGACTACTGATTTCACTATATACCTGGTTTAGAAAATCAAACCACAATCACAGGGCCCATACTTAGTTTATAaccttttaaaaagagattctATATAATACATGGTGGCTTTACATTGAGAAGTGTGAAAACTGGGAAATTTACATTGAGAAAATGGGGAAGAATATGAAAGAGACAAGATCATAGTATTAAAAATCAGATACAAGCTTGGTTTTCATGACAAAGCAATTTAGGTGCAATCATTCAGAAGAAATGACTTGTTAGTTGTGCTAGTTGAAGTCAGTCAAACTAATGAAAGAAAGGTTGAGTTTCTTTATGACTCTcctctatatgtgtgtatgtacataatatatgcatgtgcatattacatatgtgtgtgttacACAGCATAATCTTTATTTTAGGGTTTATCAGAAAAGTGCTAAATTAAAGCAGATATGTTATTAGATAGAAGGAGGTaaatgggggcagttgggtggttcaaatctggcctcagacacttccctgctgtgtgaccctgggcaagtcacttgacccccattgcttagcccttaccactcttctgccttggaaccaatgcacaatattgattctaagacagaatttaaagtgtttttgtttgtttgtttgttttttgttttaaggaaaCAGATAATAGATATGAGATGTCAAAATACAGGTTTTCCGTAAAACTACATTCATTAACTGAGATCAACAAATTCTAAGGTTTTATATGCATGATCAacaatatagaaattagttattgCCAAATAACCGCTAGTCTAACTATTTGGGCAGCAGCAAGCCCCAAATTATTGAGTCCAATGACCAGTACGTC
This Gracilinanus agilis isolate LMUSP501 unplaced genomic scaffold, AgileGrace unplaced_scaffold45613, whole genome shotgun sequence DNA region includes the following protein-coding sequences:
- the SNAI2 gene encoding zinc finger protein SNAI2 codes for the protein FSSYFTSILFPFLFLPVIISPYLYESYPVPVIPQPEILSSVAYNPITVWTTNAPFHSPLPNDLSPLSGYPSSLGRVSPPPASDTSSKDHSGSESPISDEEERIQSKLSDPHAIEAEKFQCSLCNKTYSTFSGLAKHKQLHCDAQSRKSFSCKYCDKEYVSLGALKMHIRTHTLPCVCKICGKAFSRPWLLQGHIRTHTGEKPFSCPHCNRAFADRSNLRAHLQTHSDVKKYQCKNCSKTFSRMSLLHKHEESGCCVAH